The Acidobacteriota bacterium DNA window GCAAAGCCGTAGCCGCCGATTTAAAGACGATCTATAAAGCGGCGACGCGCGACGAAGGCGAGTTGGAGTTAGAAAAATTCGCTGAGAAATGGGGAGAAAAATATCCGCCGATTGTGCAGTTGTGGCGCAAGAACTGGGAACGAGTGGCGGTTTTTTATGCTTACCCGGAAGAAATTCGTCGAGTAATTTATACGACCAATGCGATTGAAAGTGTGAATATGAGTTTGCGAAAAATTATTAAAAATCGTGGTTCATTTCCTACAGATGAAGCGGCGTTGAAATTGATATACTTAGCGTTGCAGAATATCAGCGAGCGCTGGACGATGCCGGTAAAGGATTGGCGAGCGGCGTTGAATCGGTTTGCCATTGAGTTTGCTGACCGGTTGCCAGAATTTTAACTCGACCGTTTACACAAAATTATGCACACGCCCGGAAGCCTTGAGAAAAATAATAACCACATCATCTATCGCAATGCTGTTAGCGTTATGTTCCGCTTTTGCTGGTGAAGTTGTAACCGGGCAAAAGGTTCCGGTTATGGACGTGAGGGGACAAACCATCAAATCTGTGTTTGATGGCATAAAGCCTAAACGTCAAGCGCGCAGCGCGAACAAAAGGAACGACCGGGGTTTTTTGAAGAAAATTTCTTTCCCTGAAATTTTCTCGCTGGAATCGCTACCTAAAAACGCTATTCTAAAGAAACTTTCTTCCGCTGGATATTTTGAGTGTACGGGATGTTATCAATGTTGGTCAGAACTCGTTGCACCCTACCCCGGCACTGGATGTGCTTGTTGCGAAGATGATTGTGGATGGCATGGAGGTGTACCTTCGCCGTCAGATGATTATATGAGTGGCATTACTGGATGTAACGGACCTAATTGTTCTTGTGGATATTGGCTTGAAGAGTGTATCTGCGACCGGTGGCGATAGTAGAAATGTAAATTGCAAGTTTGGCATCTACAACAGAAAATTGAAAAAGTCTAATTTTATTAAAAGTGTAGGCACTCATCAAAAGGAGGAATTATGGAATATCCAATAAAAACTTTGCTAATTTTTACATCGTTTTTTTTGTTCTATACTTCGGGGATAGCAAGTGCCCAAGATTTGTCATCAGTAAAAAATTTGCAGTTGAAGCCAAAATACAGGATGGCGCAGATCATTAGATATAATGCAGACCATTTTGTGATGGTTGTAATGAATAATCCTTCCGTTGGAGAGAATCAATCGGTTGTTGTTATCAATAAAGATGGGCAACAGGTATTTTTTTGCTCCCCTCAAAAAGATATACCGGAAGCTTCATCTGTTTCTGTTCATGATGCAGCGGTCAATAAAAATGGGATGGTTAGCGTCATTGTTGTGGCTGTCAGCACGACTGTGCAACCAGTGAGCGTCCTGATGGTTTATGATCTAAATTCCGGCAAATTACAAAGGCTCGTCCAACTCGCTCCGATCTCAGCTAAGAGTGTCGCTGTTGATGAAAATAATAATACCTGGATAATGGGTGCGGATTTGGTAAAGAAAAATAGCCGTAGGGTAGATTACGACCTGATCTATAAATTTTCATCCGAAGGTAAATTGCTCGCAAGTTATGTTGCTCGAAGCTTATTTGCGAATAATGGATTTGGTCCTCAAGATAATGAGCCTTTTAACAGACGAAAAAATAGTATAGATTATCCTCTGCTTTTTGCTAATCAGGCGGGAAAAGTTTTTGCTTGGTTCGCCGGGCAACGCACTCTGGTTGAACTTAATGGTGAGGGAGAAATTTTAAGTAAAGCTCAAATTAGTGAGGAAAACCTTAAAGGACGATTTGTAACTTCGGTAGCAATACAACCGAACGGTCAAGTCCTGGCACTCCTTCCCACAGGAATAACTCGTCTTGTGTCAGGAAGTAATTTATGGAAGCCAATAGCATATGAGCAAAGTTCCGAAGTGACCCAAATGCTGAAAGTGAATCCCACTAATAGCATTTTTGTAATCGGAGCAGATAGCTCTTCAATTATTGTGCGCGACAGTAACAACAGAATTTTCTGGTTGCCTGTCACCAATCAATAAGCAATTAGATTAATCCCCAAATCATTACTTGGTTTATGCATTTCATCGCTGACCCATCGAAAGAAGTATCTCTGAAACGATGGGCGGTGGCGGGGGTATTGAGCATATTGTTGCTTTGCCTGTGGCGTGACTTCTCACTCCTCACAAAGTATCCGGTCGCTGTAGGTATTGATGGTTATTATTACGTTCTTCAGGTTGACACATTACGGACAAAGGGACACTTCTGGTTTCCGATTAAAACCCCTCTGATAATTTATCTGATAACATCATTGAGTTACTTGGCACCCAATTCGATTATTGCGATAAAAATTTCAAGTCTTTTGTTTCACAGTTTGATTAGTTTGGGAGTTTTTGCTTTAGTAACATCGATTACTCGCCAATATTGGGCGGGTTTAATTGGTTTTATTTTAACTGCTATTCCAACCTCGCGGTTATTTTTGATTGGAGAGTTCATCAGTAACTCTGGGGGCTTAGCCTTCTTTATTTGGTCAGTGTGGTTTGCCATTAAAACAAGGCAAAATAAAAAAGTCGTCTACGCCATTCCTTCGATTGTTTGTTTTCTCGCTGCGGTTTTCAGCCATCGTTCTATTTTACTGCTCGCAATATTTTTTGTTATTTCAACTTTGCCTGTGTATTTGCTTATGGCACAAGACCGAGGCTTGATTTATAAATGGGGTGCTTTAGGATTTGCGGTTGTCATTCTCATCGCTCCGGCATTAATTATGATTCAACCTTTTATACCTGTGCCAGAGTGGCTTAGAAGTGAGTTTGCAACTGTCCCACATTGGTCTATAACCCGCGTTGCTTTAGCTGATAGATTAATACTGCTTGTCGCATCTCTCGGTATCTTCTCGGTTCTATTTTTGAGACGCAATGAACAGCCTAATCAACCAATGATTTTTTTGGGCTCCATTGCTTTATTTAGCTTATTGGTAACGCTCAATCCGTTTTTGAGCGATGGCGACGGATTGAGAGGAATTGCGGGGCGATTATGTAGCTTAGCATACCTCCAAGTGGCATTATTGGTGCCAGGGTTAATTTGGTTAAGTATGCAGAAAGAGCCAAGGAAAGCGATTTATGTCATCGCTACCATTGTGCCGTTACTTACTTTGAGTGCGAAAGCTCCAATACCCAGAGGAATTGGTGATGATTATTTGCAGGCTCGTCTTACTTTAATTCAAAAATTACCGCTATCACGCGCTGCTCTGGTTGACAATAGTTTTATCGTAGCCTCGCATGGCAATCAGTTTGTGGTCACTTCAACAATAGGAATTCCTTCACAACAATCAATGCCGGTGGATAATCATTATCAGCGGATTTATTGGTTAATTGACGGTGTTGAAAAAAAACTTATCACGCCTGCCAATCTTGTTTTGATGAATGACACAAATAACCGAAGTAGTATATTGATAGAAGACAGTGAACTGCGACAACAATTCGCTAGGCTTGATCCGAAAGACAGGCATAACCTTTTACTGAATAATACTCATCTTTCCCGAAGTAATATTTTCTTGCCTTAATCGACACTGCTTGACAACCCCAGCGAGCAGGCGCGATGCTTTAGGCTCGCAAGTTTACCTTGAGGTTAGCAATGCAATTAGCTCGCGTGGTTGGAACCGTGGTTGCCACCGTCAAAAATGAAGCCCTTGAAGGGCGTAAACTGTTGGTCATTCAACCGCTCAACGGCGAGTTGCAGGAATATGGCAAACGCCTGGTTGCTATTGATTCAATCGGCGCGGGGGTTGGCGAAGTCGTCTTCTGGTGTCGCGGCAAAGAGGCATCATTTCCTTTCGACCCGATGCCTGTGCCGACCGATTGCACGATTGTCGGAATTGTCGATTCGGTTTACACCAATAAGAGTCCGTAGTTCGTAGCATTACGATAATGCCCGCGACTACTGACTACTGACTACCGACTACTGACTACTATGCTATTAGCCAAAGTCATTGGCAACGTGGTTGCCACACAGAAAAACGACCGCTACGAAGGCAGTCGCATTATGGTTGTTCAACCGGTCAATCCTGATGGAACGGCGGCGGGCGAAGAGATGCTGGCGCTTGATTCTGTCGATGCGGGAATTGGCGACACGGTGGTGATTGTGCGCGAAGGTTGGTCGGCATCGACTGCGGCTACCGGAAAATTGGGCGCGGCAATCGATACGGCAATCATTGGCGTGGTGGATACCATTGAAGAGACTGCTTAACTACCAAACATCAACTACGGAACAAACGAAATAGAAACGGAAAACGCGAATCGCAATTCATCAAGCAAGGAGTCGTGTCGATTTAATGGATTGTAGGTTGAAAACTCAATTGACTTCGTGACAGCTTCCGTTGGCTCGGTTTTTCTGCCGTCTGTTCCGCAGGTTTATTCGGTAACTTGTATCGCCTTGAATCGCAACAATGAATTAATCGTTCGCGCGACTTTGTTGACGATTGAAGAACCCTCTCTACCGGCGCTTTGAAAAGCCGCGCTGCAAGTCTTCTCACCCGAACGAAACCGAATGGTGATGATGTAATCATAGAGAATCTGCTCGGTCATTTTATGTTTTTCCAACGCATCATCATCCAGTAGCAGCTTTCGCCAGAGGGCGACGCGCTTTTCGACTTTAACTTTTTGAATGTTGTTGATGATGTGGGCTTCGATGATGGATTCGGCATCGATTTGCACGCGCCGGCTGCCCGGCATGGACTCTTTGACTTCGATGCCATCAAGGCTTACGGTGAAACTGACCGGCAAAGGGCTGTCGAGGCGTTCAAGCCCGCCAAGATAATGCAATTCAAAGCGGCTATCGGCAAAATGTTTTGGTTGCTGATGATCGGCAATCGGCACGCCGCACCACATACATTGCATCGCGGTCAGCGGATTGGGACGATGACATTCAAGGCATTTAATCGTTCTGGAATTGATACCGTTATTCGGGAGCATTCTGTTTTCCTCACCAGGTTTGTCCGTTCAATGTTAATCATTACAACTCGCTGCTGATTTAAGCAAATGGAGAATTCAACAATGATTCCCGATATTTTCCTTGTTAAGCCGGGGTGAAACTCATATAGTGAAAGAAATTTTTGCCACTTTCGGAGGAACGTATGAGCGAGAAGCCAAGAACAGATAAACGGCTTTTGCATAAAACCTATGCGGCGATTTTATTAATACACCCTGCTCTTTACCTCATCATCTCACTTTACAGAGGTAAAGGTTTTTCCGGTGGTATCCAATACTATTTCGATCACGGGGTTTCCAGCACTTTTTTCATTATTATGTTTTATGGGTTTGTTATGGCCGGAACCGAATTGCAAGGTTTGCGCGAATCACCCGAACCGCAAACGCCGCTTAGCAGACTGAAAGCCATCTGGGTTTGGGTGACGGTAGCTATTGCCTCCTTCGTATTGTCGTGCGTCTTTCATCTGGTAAAAGAACCTACGCTGCTTGATGCAGCAATTGAAATTTCTCTCTTTACCCTAATTTTTTTTCCGATAACGGTTGCCTTGCTCATGCTGGAACTTTGGAGCGGGCACTCAGTTCTTGAAAAAACGCTAACCGCTTTACATTTCACTCATCGAAAAGGATAAATGCGAATCGCAACTATTCAACAGTTCTGGTTGTGGTTGAGTTTAACGCTTGCGGCAATTTTACTGACTCGCTTCGCCATTGATTTCACAAATGAAATGCCGCTGCTGTTGGCGATTCCTTTTGATGGGTTGGTTCTCGCAACACTTGCGATTGCGTTTTGGAACATCATTCGATTTAACTCATCTCAGCCGCTATCATCGGTCAATTCACTCACCGGTAATTTTCTACTGGCGGCAATTCCGCTGGGATTCTGGGCATCGTCGCTCGATTGTTCGGGCTTGTCACTGTCGGGCTGCACACCGTTTTGCACATTTATCAAAATCGGCTGGATACCGTTGATGGCTGCTGTGGTAATCGCCAGCCATTTCTTTAAAAATGAGTGGCTGTTGTTCGGTGTAGGACTGCTGTCCTGGTTGACGCTGGTGCCGCATTGTTTATGTTTCAATCCCGGCAATGGTTGGTGGATTGACAGAATCGGCGCAAGTCCGATGTGTTACATCTGGGGCTTCGTCGTAACCCTGATTTCTCTCAGCGCCTTAAAATCCAAAGCGCCAATCTGGCTGTCTCTGCTTATCAATTCGGCAATTTTACTGGGCGCATTTGGCTTTTTTATCGCCCATCACTATTTTCACTTTCCGTGGTAAAGCAAAGGTTGAAACGCGGTCAAAGACCGCTTGCTCAACCGATGAGAAATAGAAACAATTGCCAATGACTCGAAACAACCTAGGCTTCGTTCAATATCGCCTGCAATTCAGCGTCGCTGAATTGATATTTTTCATTGCAATAATGGCAAATCACCTCTGCGCCGTTATCTTTGGCAAGCATATCGGCAACTTCGTCCTTGCCGAGCGCCGAAACCATCACCTCGACGCGCTGGCGCGAACACTGGCATTTGAATGACGGGGCGCGTTCATCTAAAACTGTAATCTCCAAATCGCCCAACACTCTTTGCAACATTTCAAGCGCCGAGAGACCTTCGCTCACCATCACCGTCGGATTGGGAACCGTCGGCAAATGATGTTCGAGGTAGCCGATAATCTCTTCGCTGGTATCGGGCATCATTTGAATGATGAACCCGCCCGATGCCGCTACCCGCAAATCTTCCAGCGCGAATTCAGGTGATGTGGCAACCCTTGCATCCATCGGGTTGGCGATTTTCATCAATACCCCAAGCCCGACCGCTGAATTAATCTGTTCGGATTTTCCCAGATAATAGGCAAAATCATCGCCGATTTCGCCCGACACAATCGGCACAGAGCCGCGATAGGGTTCCAAACTCAAACCAATTTCAAAGCCCAAATCGCGTTGCACATACATCGTTCCATTGCCAACCACGGCGCGAACGTCGAATTTGCCGAGCGCATTCATCGCCGTAATATCAGCACTCGGATTGGTAACGTAACCGCGCACCTTTCCATGCGCATCGGCTTGCGCAACGATGTCCCCGATGGGTCCGTCGCAATCAAATTTTACGGTGATTTTTTCAAGGTCTTTAAAAGATGAACCGAGTAGCAAGGTGCCCGTGAGTGTGCGACCAAGCGCCACCGAAGCCGTCGGATAGGTTTGGTGGCGACGACAGGCTTCGCCAACCAGATTTGTCGTGATGGCTGCAAGACAACGCAGTTGATTATCTGCGGCTGTGGCGCGCATCAACCGGTCACTTTGAGCCGGGCGTCCGGTGTCTGATGTCTGAAGATTTGCGTCGGGAGTCTGGAGTCGAGCGTCTGGAGTCTTATTCATGCTGATAGTTTAATGGTTGCGCGTATTTGAGCAAAAGTTTGTGTTGTGAATTGCCAATGAACATACAGAGTGAAGCGGTTGTTGACTCCAGACTCCAGACGCTCGACTCTAGACTTTTTATGTAGCGCATTTTCGCGATTGTTCGGTGAGCAGCCCAATGGCGTGCGGAAGGGTGCTGCGGATGGCGGTGAAGTTTTCGACCGCGCCGCGAAGGCTTCCGGGCAAATTGACAATCAAAGTTGTGCCGCGAATGCCGCATACGGCGCGTGAGAGTGGCGCAAGCGGCGTGGAATCGAGGCTGCGAAGGCGCATCAGTTCGGCAAGCCCCGGCGCTTCTTTGTCAATCACTTCGCGGGTTGCTTCGGGGGTATTGTCGCGCGGGGCAAAGCCGGTTCCGCCGGTGGTGAAGACGAGATTGACATCTTCGCGGTCGGCATAGGCTTTGAGCTTTGCGGCAATCAATTCGCGGTCATCGGAAATAATTTCGGTTGCGACAATGCGCGCGCCGAGTTTTTCAAGCTCATTGACCACCGCAGGTCCCGACGTATCTTCGCGTTCGCCGCGTGATGCTTTATCGCTGATGGTCAACACCACCGCAACGATTTCAACTTTCGACATAGTTCATCTCCTGAAAAATAAATGTAGCGAAAGCCTCGAACTTGCGCTACACCATTGAGGATTTTATTCAAGTGAATTTTATCGGGCGGTTAAATTGCGGTTGGAGGCTGCAAAGGCAGCACTGCCAGTGGCGTATAGATTGCCCCGCGCGGGTCGAGGTCGCTTCGCATGACGATGATTTCAGTAACCGTGAATCGGTCAGAGGCTTTGCCTCTGCGAATGAGTTCTTCGGCAAGCTGGCGGGCATTGCGCCGGTTGCGAATGCGCCCGATGGTCAGATGGGGATTGAAATTTTTACTTTCACGCGCAATGCCGATAGTCGAAAGCTCGTCTTCGATGGCTTGCTGCAACGCTATCAAGGCATCCGGTAAATCGTTCAAGCCGATCCATAAGACGTTGGGATTTTGCGGTGAAGGGAAGACGCCCGCGCCGCTCGCTTCGAGTTGAAACGGGCTACAGGAGCCGGTTACGTGGCGCGCGGCTTCAATGACTTGGGGAATTTTTTCGGTCGGCATATCGCCAAGGAATTTAATCGTCAGGTGAATGTTTGCCGGTTTTACCCAACTCACCTGCGCGTCAATGCGGCGCAACTCGTTCTGCAAATTCTCGATTTGCGTTTTGAGCGAAGGCGGGATGTCTATGCAGATGAAGGCGCGAATGGAGGGTGTCGAGGTTGGCATCGCTTAAAACTCGTCTTTAAGGTCAGGGTTCATAAAATAGGCTTGTGCGTCAACCCGCGCTTCGCCGGTCATCGGACGTACACGTTCATACTTGCCATCCACCAACAACCGTCGGGCTTTGACATTATCTTTCAAACAGATATCCAGGATTCGTTTTAACTGTTTTTGTAAATTCGCGTCTTCAATCGGAGTGATGACCTCAACCCGCCGGTCAAGATTTCTGAGCATCCAGTCGGCGCTGCCGAGATAAAAATCTCCTGCTCCGCCATTGGCAAAATAATAGATGCGGCTGTGTTCTAAAAATCTCCCCACAATGCTGTGAACCTCTATGGTGCTGGAAAGCCCGGGCACACCCGGTCTGAGCATACAAACGCCGCGCACGATTAAATCAATCGGCACCCCGGCTTGTGAGGCTTCATAGAGTGAACGAATGATTTTGGTATCCGTCAGACTGTTGATTTTAGCGATGATATGCGCCGGAAGCCCGGCTTTGTGATGTTCGATTTCGCGTTCAATCAAGGCAGTCATCTTTTCGCGCAGGTTCACCGGCGCGACCAGTAATTTTCGATACTCCGTTTGTCTTGAAAAGCCTGTGAGAAAATTGAACAGGTCGGTCACATCTGCGCCGATTAACGGATTGGTGGTAAACAATCCCAAATCGGTATAGATTTTCGCCGTCGCCGGATTGTAATTGCCTGTGCCGATGTGAATATAACGAATCAGGGAACCGGATTCGCGACGAACCACTAAGGCAACTTTACAATGGGTCTTGAGTCCCAGAACGCCATAGACGACGTGAACCCCTGAGCGTTCGAGTCTGCGCGCCCATTCGATATTATTTTCTTCATCGAAACGGGCTTTGAGTTCGACGAGCACGGCAACCTGTTTGCCGCCTTCGCTGGCTTCCATGAGCGCCTGCACGATAGGCGAGCGTGTACCCGTGCGATAAAGGGTCATTTTTATTGCCAGCACATCAGGGTCGGCGGCAGCCTGCCTGATGAAATCCACCACACTTGAAAACGATTGATACGGATGATGAACCAACACATCCTGACGACGGATGACATCGAACATCGATTCGCCGGTTTTGAATTCCGGGGCAATCGGCGCAATGTAGGGGCGGTCTTTCAACGTTGACCTGCCCAAATCATAAAGCGCCATCAAATCCGGCACATTCAATGGCCCGTCAATGGTGTAGACATCATCGGCAGTGAGTCCTATCGAACTTGCCAGGTAACGCACCATTTCACCGGGCATGGTTGATGACACTTCAAGACGCACGCCGTGACCGAAACGGCGTTTGCGCAGTTCGCGTTCCATAGTCTGCAATAGGTCGCCGGCTTCGTCTTCACGGATTTCAATATCAGCGTCGCGGGTGACTCTGAAAGTAAAGCACTCGCCGACCGTAACCCCCGGAAACAGCGCATCGGTATTGGCGGCAATGAGTTCTTCGAGCAGGATAAACTCGGTTCCCGATTCACCCACAGGAATCAACCTGGGCACGATGGGCGGCACTTTGACGCGAATGAAACTCGGTGTTGTAGAAAGCCGGGTCGAAGAATTGTCCTGCGACTGGTCAACCATCATGCCGATGTTGAGGCTGAGGTTTGAAATGTACGGAAAGCGATGACTGGGATCGACGGCTTGCGGCGTCAGCACCGGAAAGACATTTTCAAGGAAATAATCTTTTAAATCGCGTTTCTGTTTTTCGGAAAGCGCGCGATAGGGCGTGATGATTAAGCCTTCGGCGGCAAGCGCCGGAAGAATTTCCGAAGTCAAACAGCGCATCTGGTCTTGCACCATCGGGCGCAAACGTTGGGTGACGCCTTTGAGTTGCGCGGCGGGCATCATGCCGTCGGGCGAAAGTTCGGTGACTTTCGATTCAATCTGTTGTTTGAGACCCGACACCCGAATCATGAAAAATTCGTCGAGGTTGGTAGAAAAAATCGACAGGAATTTGAGGCGTTCAAGCAGGGGTTGCGAACGGTCAAGGGCTTCTTCGAGGACGCGATAATTGAATTCGAGCCAGTTGAGTTCGCGGTTCAGCAGCAGTTGGTTGTTGAGAAAAAGGGTTTTCGGCAACGCGACATTTTCCACCATACTGATGTTTTCTTCTCGATTCGATTGTACATTCGCTTCAGCCATAACCGTTCACCTCAATGCTTCGATTTCAACTCTCGCGAAAATGGTAATGAAATTGGGAGAAGAGGGAAGCCGGATTTAACCCCGGCTTCCTTAATTTTTTTTAAACAAATATTTTTTCCGCCGCTTCAACACCCGATTCGCAATTGTAACCTTCGGCAATGAGGGTTTGATGCAAAGCGTCCAGCAACCGTAAAACATTGGCTTTCTGAGAGCTTTCGCCCATCAACCCGATGCGCCAGATTTTGCCTTTCAGGTGTCCGAGTCCACCGGCGATTTCGATATTGTGGTCGTTCAGTAATCGCATGCGGCAACGGTTGCCATCCAGTCCTTCGGGGACGCTTACGGCATTGACCACGATGGCGCGATTTTCCGGCGCGGTCAATAGTTTTAGCCCCATCGCATCAAGCCCTGCGACCAGCGCCTGATGCGCTTTGAGGTGTCGCGCAAAGCGGGCTTCGAGACCCTCTTCGCAAATTAAACGCAAGGCTTCGTGCAGCGCATAATTCATGGAAATCGGCGCTGTATGATGATAGGTGCGCTCTTTGCCCCAATACTGTTCAACCATTGCTATATCGAAATACCAGCTTTGCACTTTGGTTTGGCGACCGCGCAAACGTTGAACCGCGCGTTCCGAAAAGGTAATCGGCGCAAGCCCCGGAGGCGCTCCGATGCATTTTTGCGAACCCGAATAACAAATATCAATTTGATGTTTATCAACATCGACTGCCTGACCCGAAAGCGAAGCCACCGCATCAACGATGAGCAAGGCGTCATAGCGATGCGCGAGTTCGGCAAGCCCTTCGAGATTTTGCGCCACCCCGGTTGAGGTTTCAACATGAACCAGTGCCAGCACACGCGGCTTGCAGGATTTCATCGCCGCTTCGATTTGCTTTAAATCAATCTGATTGCCCCATTCGGCGCGCACCACAACGGGGTTCGCCGGTGTGCGTTCAACGATGGCGAGCATGCGTTCACCAAACACCCCCATCGGGCAAACCACGACATCGTCGCCCGGTTCAATGGCATTGAAAATCGCCGCTTCCATTCCGGCGCTGCCCGTGCCCGATACCGGAAGGGTTAAGCGATTATCGGTTTCAAAAACATATTTCAACATCTCTTTGATTTCATCCATGCATTGCAGGAATCTGGGGTCGAGATGTCCAAGCACGGTTTTGGTCATCGCCTGTAGTACGCTTGGCGGAACCGGCGTCGGACCGGGAGAAAAAAGTAGTCGATTGGGAACTTCAAAGGGTGGAAAAATCTTTAGTTCTTTTTTAGTTGGTTCGGAAACAATAGCTGTCATTTAATAATATCCTTTCGATGATTGCCTTTCGGGGAAATGACGCGATTCGTCTTTAATTAGTTCATGTATTACACCAACAGGTTGGCAAATAATCAAATCCTTTGCGCCCTGAATGGTGGCTGTAACAATGCCAATGACTTCGCCTCTCAGATTAAACACCGGGCATCCGCTGTTGCCGTGATAGGCGTGTAAATCCAATTGAATTTTGTTATCGCCGACGCGGCTGACAACGCCGGTTGCCAGTGAGGTTTCAATCCGCTCATCCGTGGTCTGTACCAGCAAACTGATGCCGAGCGGATAGCCGATTGCCGCGACCTCATCGCCTTGATTGACCTGACTGAGATTGGGTTCCAATCCAAAAACCACTGTCATATCGGGCGGGGGCGTAATGCGTAGTATAGCAATATCGGTATCTTTCTCAACCGACAGATAAGCGAGACTCGCGGGAATGGCTTCATCGCGCTTACGACCTTGCAGTAAAACGGAAAGTCGTTTGAGCCGTCCGCTGATACCGGCAGGATTTTCTTCGTACTCCCACGGGTGAACCAGATGACGATTGGTGACAATCAAGCCGTTCGGGGTGATGATAAATCCCGAACCGGTGCGCGATTCAATCATGGTGACG harbors:
- a CDS encoding trypsin-like peptidase domain-containing protein; the protein is MIATVTHLTGSRRGQCATFSDELITIGRASNNRLSFGDTERRVSSHHAQITRHGDGYLIRDLGSTNGTMLNGRRIIISELGKDDLIEFGAGGPLIRFSFESPDNFHDKPTKPLDNLPKAKTTIAEKPLTRRDEITNVFKRFIKQRKNNVRLTTAIMMSLLLGAFLGIRLSQRFSSPESDRLNFAAIAKRNSDAVVFVQTEFELVDPQGNVTMIESRTGSGFIITPNGLIVTNRHLVHPWEYEENPAGISGRLKRLSVLLQGRKRDEAIPASLAYLSVEKDTDIAILRITPPPDMTVVFGLEPNLSQVNQGDEVAAIGYPLGISLLVQTTDERIETSLATGVVSRVGDNKIQLDLHAYHGNSGCPVFNLRGEVIGIVTATIQGAKDLIICQPVGVIHELIKDESRHFPERQSSKGYY
- a CDS encoding EutN/CcmL family microcompartment protein — its product is MLLAKVIGNVVATQKNDRYEGSRIMVVQPVNPDGTAAGEEMLALDSVDAGIGDTVVIVREGWSASTAATGKLGAAIDTAIIGVVDTIEETA
- the hslO gene encoding Hsp33 family molecular chaperone HslO, with product MNKTPDARLQTPDANLQTSDTGRPAQSDRLMRATAADNQLRCLAAITTNLVGEACRRHQTYPTASVALGRTLTGTLLLGSSFKDLEKITVKFDCDGPIGDIVAQADAHGKVRGYVTNPSADITAMNALGKFDVRAVVGNGTMYVQRDLGFEIGLSLEPYRGSVPIVSGEIGDDFAYYLGKSEQINSAVGLGVLMKIANPMDARVATSPEFALEDLRVAASGGFIIQMMPDTSEEIIGYLEHHLPTVPNPTVMVSEGLSALEMLQRVLGDLEITVLDERAPSFKCQCSRQRVEVMVSALGKDEVADMLAKDNGAEVICHYCNEKYQFSDAELQAILNEA
- the thpR gene encoding RNA 2',3'-cyclic phosphodiesterase, producing the protein MPTSTPSIRAFICIDIPPSLKTQIENLQNELRRIDAQVSWVKPANIHLTIKFLGDMPTEKIPQVIEAARHVTGSCSPFQLEASGAGVFPSPQNPNVLWIGLNDLPDALIALQQAIEDELSTIGIARESKNFNPHLTIGRIRNRRNARQLAEELIRRGKASDRFTVTEIIVMRSDLDPRGAIYTPLAVLPLQPPTAI
- a CDS encoding alanine--glyoxylate aminotransferase family protein; translation: MTAIVSEPTKKELKIFPPFEVPNRLLFSPGPTPVPPSVLQAMTKTVLGHLDPRFLQCMDEIKEMLKYVFETDNRLTLPVSGTGSAGMEAAIFNAIEPGDDVVVCPMGVFGERMLAIVERTPANPVVVRAEWGNQIDLKQIEAAMKSCKPRVLALVHVETSTGVAQNLEGLAELAHRYDALLIVDAVASLSGQAVDVDKHQIDICYSGSQKCIGAPPGLAPITFSERAVQRLRGRQTKVQSWYFDIAMVEQYWGKERTYHHTAPISMNYALHEALRLICEEGLEARFARHLKAHQALVAGLDAMGLKLLTAPENRAIVVNAVSVPEGLDGNRCRMRLLNDHNIEIAGGLGHLKGKIWRIGLMGESSQKANVLRLLDALHQTLIAEGYNCESGVEAAEKIFV
- a CDS encoding EutN/CcmL family microcompartment protein: MQLARVVGTVVATVKNEALEGRKLLVIQPLNGELQEYGKRLVAIDSIGAGVGEVVFWCRGKEASFPFDPMPVPTDCTIVGIVDSVYTNKSP
- the ppk1 gene encoding polyphosphate kinase 1, whose amino-acid sequence is MAEANVQSNREENISMVENVALPKTLFLNNQLLLNRELNWLEFNYRVLEEALDRSQPLLERLKFLSIFSTNLDEFFMIRVSGLKQQIESKVTELSPDGMMPAAQLKGVTQRLRPMVQDQMRCLTSEILPALAAEGLIITPYRALSEKQKRDLKDYFLENVFPVLTPQAVDPSHRFPYISNLSLNIGMMVDQSQDNSSTRLSTTPSFIRVKVPPIVPRLIPVGESGTEFILLEELIAANTDALFPGVTVGECFTFRVTRDADIEIREDEAGDLLQTMERELRKRRFGHGVRLEVSSTMPGEMVRYLASSIGLTADDVYTIDGPLNVPDLMALYDLGRSTLKDRPYIAPIAPEFKTGESMFDVIRRQDVLVHHPYQSFSSVVDFIRQAAADPDVLAIKMTLYRTGTRSPIVQALMEASEGGKQVAVLVELKARFDEENNIEWARRLERSGVHVVYGVLGLKTHCKVALVVRRESGSLIRYIHIGTGNYNPATAKIYTDLGLFTTNPLIGADVTDLFNFLTGFSRQTEYRKLLVAPVNLREKMTALIEREIEHHKAGLPAHIIAKINSLTDTKIIRSLYEASQAGVPIDLIVRGVCMLRPGVPGLSSTIEVHSIVGRFLEHSRIYYFANGGAGDFYLGSADWMLRNLDRRVEVITPIEDANLQKQLKRILDICLKDNVKARRLLVDGKYERVRPMTGEARVDAQAYFMNPDLKDEF
- a CDS encoding MogA/MoaB family molybdenum cofactor biosynthesis protein translates to MSKVEIVAVVLTISDKASRGEREDTSGPAVVNELEKLGARIVATEIISDDRELIAAKLKAYADREDVNLVFTTGGTGFAPRDNTPEATREVIDKEAPGLAELMRLRSLDSTPLAPLSRAVCGIRGTTLIVNLPGSLRGAVENFTAIRSTLPHAIGLLTEQSRKCAT
- a CDS encoding transposase; this translates as KAVAADLKTIYKAATRDEGELELEKFAEKWGEKYPPIVQLWRKNWERVAVFYAYPEEIRRVIYTTNAIESVNMSLRKIIKNRGSFPTDEAALKLIYLALQNISERWTMPVKDWRAALNRFAIEFADRLPEF